Sequence from the Kribbella aluminosa genome:
ACGACCTGGACCTGACCGGCTGGGGGCGGCCGGAAGACTCCACTCACCGTGTCGGCGTTGCTGATCACGGTGACGACGATGAGTACGACCAGGCCAACGGATAGCCGTCGAAGTGTCTGGATCACGCGGGTTTCGTGCGCCTCGTTTCGTGGTGCCCGGGAAGGGCGAGCTGACTGGTCGGGTGGTGTTGCTGGGACCCCGGGAGGGCCAGTTGGTTCGCAAGCCAAGGATAGGCCGTCGCGAAGGCGGGCGCTGCGAACTGCCACACATGCGTCCCGGGGGAGATCTGGACCTGGGACCAGATCCCGACCTTGGCGGCGGCCTTGGACAGCTCATGCGCCTCGCGCTGGTGGCGGTGTTCCTGGGTGCTGGTCAGGAACAGACCGTTCACGCCCGTGTACTTACCGTGTGCCTTCATCACCAGGAGCGGCTCGTTCTGGTGCTGGAGCGTCACGTTGCCGCCGTACAGGTCGTGCAGGGTGGCGGACGGCGTGCTCGTGTACGGCGCGAGGTCGCCGGAGACGTCGATGAAGTGCCTGAACACGTCCGGGTGCTCGACGACCAGGTCGAGCGCGCAGGTTCCGCCCATCGAGAACCCGGCGACCGCCCACTGCGCCGGGTCGGTGGAGGCACCGAAGGTCTTCTGGATGTACTTCGGGATGTCCTGGTCGAGGTGGTCGGTGGCGTTCCCGCGCGGGCCGTTCACGCACTCCGTGTCGTTGGTGAACCGCGCCGTCGCGTCGGCGAACACCAGGATCGGCGCGTACCCGTGGTGCAGGCGGGCGTACTGGTCGGACACCTGGACGGCATTGCCGAGCCGGACCCAGTCGCCCGGGCCGCCGCGCTCGCCGCCGATCAGCTCGACGACGGGCAGGGGATGCCGGTGCTCGGCCTTTACGAACCAGATCGGCGGCAGGTAGACCAGTTCCGGCCGGTGCTTGAAGTGGCTGTACGTCGCGGGAATGACGACCTGGACGAGCTTCCCGACGCCCGGAGGCTTCACCGCGTTGGCCTCATGCCGGAGCCTCGCGATCGACACCTGCCCCGCCAACGGGGTGTTGGTCCAGTCGCTCACGGCGGAGTCGATGGTCGGGTAGTACCCGACGAACTGGTTCACGCCGTTCGCGCACACCAGCGCGGCGAGCGCCGCGGCCACGACCGCCATGCCCCGTCGCCACCACCGCGCGGTCCGCCAGCCGGCGGCCAGCACGAGCAGGGCGGCGATGGCGAGACCCAGCCACAGCCACACCGAGAACGGCAGCGGATCGGTCACCCCGAGCGCCTGGGACCCCGGGTACGCCGCCAGCAAGGTCAGCAGCACCGTGACGCCTGCGATGAGCGGGAGCATCCGCCAGTGCCACTTGTGGTCGCGCCAGCCGACGGCCGCGATCAGCGCACCGGCGGCGAGCACGTCGAGCATCGCCGGAAACCAGCCCCCGAGCAGCGATACGTTCATCAATTTCCTCCGAAGCCGAGTAGA
This genomic interval carries:
- a CDS encoding alpha/beta hydrolase codes for the protein MNVSLLGGWFPAMLDVLAAGALIAAVGWRDHKWHWRMLPLIAGVTVLLTLLAAYPGSQALGVTDPLPFSVWLWLGLAIAALLVLAAGWRTARWWRRGMAVVAAALAALVCANGVNQFVGYYPTIDSAVSDWTNTPLAGQVSIARLRHEANAVKPPGVGKLVQVVIPATYSHFKHRPELVYLPPIWFVKAEHRHPLPVVELIGGERGGPGDWVRLGNAVQVSDQYARLHHGYAPILVFADATARFTNDTECVNGPRGNATDHLDQDIPKYIQKTFGASTDPAQWAVAGFSMGGTCALDLVVEHPDVFRHFIDVSGDLAPYTSTPSATLHDLYGGNVTLQHQNEPLLVMKAHGKYTGVNGLFLTSTQEHRHQREAHELSKAAAKVGIWSQVQISPGTHVWQFAAPAFATAYPWLANQLALPGSQQHHPTSQLALPGHHETRRTKPA